Proteins from a genomic interval of Mycobacterium conspicuum:
- a CDS encoding fumarate reductase/succinate dehydrogenase flavoprotein subunit encodes MRIPDLTPVRLDCDVLVIGGGTAGTMAALSAAEHGAHVLLLEKAHVRHSGALAMGMDGVNNAVIPGKAEPEDYVAEITRANDGIVNQRTVYQTATRGFAMVQRLERYGVKFEKDEHGEYAVRRVHRSGSYVLPMPEGKDVKKALYRVLRQRSMREKIRIENRLMPVRVLTSDGRAVGAAALNSRTGEFVAVGAKAVILATGACGRLGLPASGYLYGTYENPTNAGDGYSMAYHAGAELSGIECFQVNPLIKDYNGPACAYVANPFGGYQVNAHGERFVDSDYWSGQMMAEVKTEIDSARGPIYLKVSHLPDETLTALENILHTTERPTRGTFHANRGHDYRTHDVEMHISEIGLCSGHSASGVWVDEHARTTVPGLYAAGDLACVPHNYMIGAFVFGDLAGTHAASTRAEVPAPQQLPADQLHAAHELIYRPLRHPDGPPQPQVEYKLRRFVNDYVAPPKTAAKLSIAVRTFDRMSREIAEMGARTPHELMRAVEVSFIRDCAEMAARSSLTRTESRWGLYHDRADLPGRDDNEWGYHLNLRKDADGQMVFLKRPVAPYFISVPGLDGLPPTDQTVQRVQQPPLVGGQAPATDRSRIAPAATAFDPPSPRIAEVLALDEPTIDDLRPYLADPDAGVRRTAVATLTEHTPDGYAPALFGALDDTDASVRRTGADGIRELVEVLPDPAAAQAYLGSDDRIVRAAAVYLLAARRVGDVDQYRGALTDPDHRVRIEAVRALVSVDDVDGVVEATGDENREVRIAAAAGLATLRAGAAAVSALVTDPDPLVRAAALGALAELGCGEDNLAAVKQALTAPAWQIRQGAVRALSGAEAELAIPGLTDALSDAHLDVRKSAVLSLTRWAGEHAARDALRIALKDSDADVRAYARRALDSVSSVH; translated from the coding sequence ATGCGGATCCCCGACCTCACCCCGGTCCGTCTCGATTGCGACGTGCTGGTCATCGGCGGCGGCACCGCCGGCACCATGGCCGCACTGTCGGCCGCCGAGCACGGCGCCCACGTGCTGCTGCTGGAGAAGGCACACGTGCGGCACTCCGGCGCGCTGGCCATGGGCATGGACGGGGTGAACAACGCCGTCATCCCGGGCAAGGCCGAACCCGAGGACTACGTCGCCGAGATTACCCGCGCCAACGACGGAATCGTCAACCAGCGCACCGTGTATCAGACCGCCACCCGCGGGTTCGCCATGGTGCAGCGGCTGGAGCGCTACGGCGTGAAATTCGAGAAGGACGAGCACGGCGAGTACGCGGTGCGCCGGGTGCACCGATCGGGCTCCTACGTGCTGCCCATGCCGGAGGGCAAGGACGTCAAGAAGGCGCTCTACCGGGTGCTGCGACAACGCTCGATGCGGGAGAAGATCCGCATCGAGAACCGGCTGATGCCGGTGCGGGTGCTCACCTCGGACGGCCGCGCGGTCGGCGCCGCGGCGCTGAACTCGCGCACCGGCGAGTTCGTCGCCGTCGGCGCCAAGGCGGTGATCCTGGCGACGGGCGCGTGCGGGCGACTCGGGTTGCCCGCGTCGGGCTACCTGTACGGCACCTACGAAAACCCCACCAACGCCGGCGACGGCTATTCGATGGCCTATCACGCGGGTGCGGAACTGTCCGGCATCGAGTGCTTCCAGGTCAATCCGCTGATCAAGGACTACAACGGCCCGGCGTGCGCGTATGTGGCCAACCCGTTCGGCGGCTACCAGGTCAACGCGCACGGTGAACGGTTCGTCGACTCCGACTACTGGTCCGGCCAGATGATGGCCGAGGTCAAAACCGAGATCGACTCCGCCCGCGGACCCATCTACCTCAAGGTGTCGCACCTGCCGGACGAGACGCTGACCGCGCTGGAAAACATCCTGCACACCACCGAACGACCCACCCGCGGTACCTTCCACGCCAACCGGGGCCACGACTACCGCACCCACGACGTCGAGATGCACATCTCCGAAATCGGTTTGTGCAGTGGCCATTCCGCCTCGGGTGTCTGGGTCGACGAGCACGCCCGCACCACGGTGCCGGGACTGTATGCCGCCGGCGACCTGGCCTGCGTTCCGCACAACTACATGATCGGGGCCTTCGTGTTCGGCGACCTGGCCGGCACGCACGCCGCCTCCACCCGCGCCGAAGTGCCCGCGCCCCAACAACTTCCGGCGGACCAGTTGCACGCGGCGCACGAGCTGATCTACCGGCCGCTGCGGCACCCCGATGGGCCGCCGCAGCCCCAAGTCGAATACAAGCTGCGCCGCTTCGTCAACGACTATGTGGCGCCGCCGAAGACGGCCGCCAAGCTGTCGATCGCGGTGCGCACCTTCGACCGGATGAGCCGCGAGATCGCCGAAATGGGCGCCCGCACCCCGCACGAGTTGATGCGGGCGGTGGAGGTGTCGTTCATTCGGGACTGCGCCGAGATGGCCGCCCGGTCCTCGCTCACCCGCACCGAATCGCGCTGGGGCCTCTACCACGACCGCGCCGACCTCCCCGGCCGCGACGACAACGAGTGGGGCTATCACCTCAACCTGCGCAAAGACGCCGACGGGCAGATGGTGTTCCTCAAGCGCCCGGTGGCCCCGTATTTCATCTCGGTTCCCGGCCTGGACGGTCTGCCGCCGACGGATCAGACCGTGCAGCGGGTGCAGCAGCCGCCCCTGGTCGGCGGGCAGGCGCCCGCCACCGACAGGTCCCGAATCGCGCCGGCGGCCACGGCCTTCGACCCGCCGTCGCCGCGCATCGCCGAGGTCCTCGCCCTCGACGAGCCGACGATCGACGACCTGCGGCCCTACCTGGCCGATCCCGACGCCGGGGTGCGACGAACCGCGGTGGCCACCCTCACCGAGCACACCCCGGACGGCTACGCGCCCGCGCTGTTCGGTGCGCTGGACGACACCGACGCGTCGGTGCGCCGCACCGGCGCCGACGGAATCCGCGAGCTGGTCGAGGTGCTGCCCGACCCGGCGGCCGCCCAGGCCTATCTGGGATCGGACGACAGGATCGTGCGTGCGGCCGCCGTCTATCTGCTCGCCGCGCGCCGCGTCGGCGACGTCGACCAATACCGCGGCGCGCTCACCGATCCCGACCACCGGGTGCGCATCGAGGCGGTGCGCGCGCTGGTATCGGTCGACGACGTCGACGGGGTCGTCGAAGCCACCGGCGACGAGAACCGGGAGGTGCGCATCGCGGCGGCCGCGGGTCTGGCCACCCTACGTGCCGGCGCCGCTGCGGTCAGCGCGCTGGTCACCGATCCCGATCCGCTGGTGCGCGCGGCGGCACTGGGCGCGCTGGCCGAATTGGGTTGCGGCGAAGACAATCTCGCCGCCGTGAAGCAGGCATTGACGGCGCCGGCGTGGCAGATCCGTCAGGGCGCCGTGCGCGCGTTGTCGGGCGCCGAGGCCGAACTCGCGATTCCGGGGCTGACCGACGCGCTGTCCGACGCGCATCTCGACGTGCGCAAGTCGGCGGTACTGAGCCTCACCCGGTGGGCCGGCGAACACGCGGCCCGCGACGCGCTGCGGATCGCGCTCAAGGACAGCGACGCCGACGTGCGGGCCTACGCCCGGCGCGCGCTGGACAGCGTGTCGAGCGTGCACTGA
- a CDS encoding GNAT family N-acetyltransferase translates to MVDFPPSRIDGPRLTLRPPTLDDAGAIFQRVARDPQVTKYLLWSPHPDVATTRRVIAEKLNVGGEEQTWAIALKHSDEVIGLASCRRRMRHSVEIGYCMGRRWWGKGLMSEALDMLMTALEADRGTYRVWATCNVDNERSTRLLERAGFVLEGRLARHAVYPTIGPEPRDSLLYAKTLR, encoded by the coding sequence GTGGTCGATTTCCCACCCAGCCGCATCGACGGGCCGCGGCTGACGCTGCGCCCGCCCACCCTCGACGACGCCGGTGCGATCTTCCAGCGGGTGGCCCGCGATCCGCAGGTGACCAAGTATCTGCTGTGGAGCCCGCACCCCGATGTGGCCACCACGCGGCGGGTGATCGCCGAAAAACTCAACGTCGGCGGCGAGGAGCAGACCTGGGCCATCGCGCTCAAGCACAGCGACGAGGTCATCGGGCTGGCCAGCTGCCGGCGCCGGATGCGGCACTCCGTCGAAATCGGGTACTGCATGGGGCGGCGTTGGTGGGGCAAGGGGTTGATGTCCGAGGCTCTCGACATGCTGATGACCGCGCTCGAAGCCGACCGCGGCACCTACCGCGTCTGGGCCACCTGCAACGTCGACAACGAGCGCTCGACGCGCCTGCTCGAGCGGGCGGGCTTCGTGTTGGAGGGCCGGCTGGCGCGCCATGCCGTGTACCCGACCATCGGGCCCGAGCCGCGCGACAGCCTGCTCTACGCCAAGACGCTGCGCTGA
- a CDS encoding serine hydrolase domain-containing protein, producing the protein MNHPNLAGNQASIREVCDAGLLAGAVTVVWQRGEVLQVNEIGYRDVDAGQPMSRDTLFRIASMTKPVTVAAAMSLVDEGKLTPRDPITRWVPELAGVRVLDDPHGPLDRTHPAQRAILIEDLLTHTSGLAYSFSVSGPISRAYMRLPFNQGPDAWVNGLAALPLVHQPGEKVTYSHSIDLLGVILSRIEGKPFHEVLDERILGPAGMPDTGFFVSPEARGRAATMYQVDDEGRLRHGVMGPPHIKPPSFPNAGGGLWSTADDYLRFVRMLLGDGTIDGVRVLSPESVRLMRTDRLTDEQKRHSFLGAPYWVGRGFGLNLSVVTDPAKSAPLFGPGGPGTFTWPGAYGTWWQADPSADLILLYLIQNCPDLSVDAATAVAGNTSLAKLRTAQPKFVRRTYRALGL; encoded by the coding sequence GTGAACCACCCGAATCTCGCCGGCAACCAGGCCTCCATCCGCGAGGTGTGCGATGCCGGCCTACTCGCGGGCGCGGTGACCGTGGTCTGGCAACGCGGAGAAGTGTTGCAGGTCAACGAGATCGGTTACCGCGACGTCGACGCGGGCCAACCGATGAGCCGGGACACGTTGTTCCGCATCGCGTCGATGACCAAGCCGGTCACGGTGGCGGCGGCGATGAGCCTGGTCGACGAGGGCAAGCTGACTCCGCGCGACCCGATCACGCGCTGGGTGCCGGAGCTGGCCGGCGTGCGGGTGCTCGACGACCCGCACGGCCCGCTCGACCGGACGCATCCGGCGCAGCGGGCCATCCTGATCGAGGACCTGCTGACCCATACCAGCGGGCTGGCCTACTCGTTCTCGGTCTCCGGGCCGATCTCGCGGGCATACATGCGGCTGCCGTTCAACCAGGGGCCCGACGCCTGGGTGAACGGGCTGGCGGCGCTGCCGCTGGTGCACCAGCCCGGCGAAAAAGTCACCTACAGCCACTCGATCGATCTGCTGGGCGTCATCCTGTCCCGCATCGAGGGCAAGCCGTTCCACGAAGTCCTCGACGAACGCATCCTGGGCCCGGCGGGAATGCCCGACACCGGGTTCTTCGTCTCCCCGGAAGCGCGGGGCCGCGCCGCGACGATGTACCAGGTTGACGACGAGGGCCGGCTGCGGCACGGCGTGATGGGGCCGCCGCACATCAAGCCGCCGTCGTTTCCCAACGCCGGCGGCGGGCTGTGGTCGACCGCCGATGACTACCTGCGGTTCGTGCGAATGCTGCTCGGGGACGGGACAATCGACGGCGTGCGGGTGCTCTCACCGGAGTCGGTGCGGCTGATGCGCACCGACCGGCTCACCGACGAACAAAAGCGGCATAGCTTTCTGGGGGCGCCGTATTGGGTGGGGCGCGGATTCGGGTTGAACCTGTCGGTGGTGACCGATCCGGCGAAGTCCGCCCCGCTGTTCGGCCCGGGCGGCCCCGGCACCTTCACCTGGCCCGGCGCCTATGGGACCTGGTGGCAGGCCGACCCGTCCGCCGACCTGATTCTGCTGTACCTGATTCAAAACTGTCCCGACCTCTCGGTGGACGCGGCGACGGCCGTCGCGGGCAACACCTCGTTGGCGAAACTGCGCACGGCCCAACCGAAATTCGTCCGCCGCACCTACCGCGCGCTCGGTCTGTAG
- a CDS encoding cellulose-binding domain-containing protein, whose translation MTGLHRCEKPWRTALHVTLSAFIVAILSLGFTPVARAAAAMATLSVSHAWQTGFIASFTVTNPNLMQLNDWRIDFDMPAGQSVAHAWNSTVTQSGTHYVITPANWNRSLPPGGSATGGFRGVLIGTFSPPSNCLINGQPCTVSG comes from the coding sequence ATGACCGGACTGCACCGTTGCGAGAAGCCCTGGCGCACAGCGCTTCACGTGACCCTGTCGGCCTTTATCGTTGCCATCCTCAGCCTCGGCTTCACCCCCGTCGCCCGTGCCGCCGCGGCCATGGCGACCTTGTCGGTGTCACATGCGTGGCAGACCGGCTTCATCGCGAGCTTCACCGTCACCAACCCGAACCTGATGCAGCTCAACGATTGGCGGATCGACTTCGACATGCCGGCGGGCCAATCCGTCGCGCACGCGTGGAACAGCACGGTCACGCAATCCGGCACGCACTACGTGATCACCCCCGCGAATTGGAATCGCAGCCTGCCACCCGGCGGCTCGGCCACCGGTGGTTTCCGAGGCGTGCTGATCGGTACCTTCTCGCCGCCGTCGAATTGTCTGATCAACGGGCAACCGTGCACGGTTAGCGGCTGA
- a CDS encoding class I SAM-dependent methyltransferase — MTGANSSPRLDFDALYRGESPGEGIPPMTTPPWDLKAPKENVIAWQAGGWVHGDVLDIGCGLGDNAIYLARSGYKVTGLDISPTALITAERRAEDAGVDVTFAVADATRLEGYTGAFDTVVDSGMFHCLDDDGKRSYAAALHRATRPGATLLLSCFSDANPAREDWPRPAVSEQTLRDVFGGAGWDIDSLEPTTVRREQDGTEIEMAFWYVRAQRRE; from the coding sequence ATGACAGGTGCAAACTCCTCTCCCCGTTTGGACTTCGACGCTCTTTACCGTGGCGAGAGCCCGGGCGAAGGCATCCCGCCGATGACCACGCCGCCGTGGGATCTCAAGGCGCCCAAGGAGAATGTCATCGCGTGGCAGGCCGGCGGCTGGGTGCACGGCGACGTCCTCGACATCGGCTGCGGGCTCGGCGACAACGCCATCTACCTGGCCCGCAGCGGCTATAAGGTGACCGGCTTGGACATCTCGCCGACCGCGCTGATCACCGCCGAGCGGCGGGCCGAGGACGCCGGCGTCGACGTGACGTTCGCGGTGGCCGACGCCACCAGGCTGGAGGGCTACACCGGCGCCTTCGACACCGTGGTCGACAGCGGCATGTTCCACTGCCTCGACGACGACGGCAAGCGCAGCTACGCCGCCGCGCTGCACCGGGCGACCCGCCCGGGCGCGACCCTGTTGCTCAGCTGCTTCTCCGACGCCAACCCGGCGCGCGAGGACTGGCCCAGACCCGCCGTTTCCGAGCAGACGCTGCGCGACGTCTTCGGCGGCGCGGGCTGGGACATCGACTCCCTCGAGCCCACCACCGTCCGCCGCGAACAGGACGGCACCGAAATCGAAATGGCGTTCTGGTACGTCCGGGCCCAGCGTCGCGAGTGA
- the pyrR gene encoding bifunctional pyr operon transcriptional regulator/uracil phosphoribosyltransferase PyrR yields MGAAAPGGESRELMSAADVGRTISRIAHQIIEKTALDGPDAPRVVLLGIPTRGVILAQRLATNIGEYSGVEVGHGALDITLYRDDLMTKPPRPLETTSIPAGGIDDALVILVDDVLYSGRSVRSALDALRDVGRPRSVQLAVLVDRGHRELPIRADYVGKNVPTSRSENVRVQLSEHDDRDGVVISR; encoded by the coding sequence ATGGGCGCTGCTGCACCGGGCGGGGAATCCCGGGAATTGATGTCCGCGGCCGACGTCGGTCGCACCATTTCTCGCATCGCCCATCAAATCATCGAAAAGACCGCGCTGGATGGTCCCGACGCGCCGCGGGTGGTGCTACTCGGCATCCCCACTCGCGGCGTCATCCTGGCCCAGCGATTGGCCACCAACATCGGCGAATACAGCGGAGTCGAGGTTGGCCACGGCGCCTTGGACATCACCCTGTATCGCGACGACCTGATGACCAAACCGCCGCGGCCGCTGGAGACCACGTCGATCCCCGCCGGCGGAATCGACGACGCGCTGGTGATCCTGGTCGACGACGTGCTGTACTCCGGGCGCTCGGTGCGCTCGGCGCTGGACGCGCTGCGCGACGTGGGCCGGCCCCGCTCGGTGCAGTTGGCCGTGCTGGTCGACCGCGGCCACCGCGAGCTGCCGATCCGCGCAGACTACGTCGGCAAGAACGTGCCGACGTCGCGCAGCGAGAACGTGCGGGTCCAGCTCAGCGAGCACGACGACCGCGACGGGGTGGTGATCTCCCGATGA
- a CDS encoding aspartate carbamoyltransferase catalytic subunit: MSTPRHLLAAGDLSRDDATAILDDADRFAQALVGREVKKLPTLRGRTVITMFYENSTRTRVSFEVAGKWMSADVVNVSASGSSVGKGESLRDTALTLRAAGADALIIRHPASGAAHLLAEWTANSTDGPSVINAGDGTHEHPTQALLDALTIRQRLGNIEGRRVVIVGDVLHSRVARSNVMLLHTLGAEVVLVAPPTLLPVGVDGWPVTVSHDFDAELPAADAVLMLRVQAERMNGGFFPSVREYSVRYGLSDRRQAMLSDHAVVLHPGPMVRGMEIASSVADSSQSAVLQQVSNGVHVRMAVLFHALVGTEAEVA, encoded by the coding sequence ATGAGCACGCCTAGGCATCTGCTGGCCGCCGGCGACCTGAGCCGCGACGACGCCACCGCCATCCTCGACGACGCGGACCGCTTCGCGCAGGCGCTGGTGGGCCGCGAGGTCAAGAAGCTGCCGACGCTGCGTGGGCGCACCGTGATCACCATGTTCTACGAGAATTCGACCCGCACCCGGGTGTCGTTCGAGGTGGCCGGCAAGTGGATGAGCGCCGACGTGGTCAACGTGAGCGCGTCCGGATCGTCGGTGGGCAAGGGGGAGTCGCTGCGCGACACGGCCCTGACGCTGCGGGCGGCCGGCGCCGACGCGCTGATCATCCGCCACCCGGCATCGGGAGCCGCACACCTGCTGGCCGAGTGGACAGCTAATAGCACCGACGGCCCCTCGGTGATCAACGCCGGCGACGGCACGCACGAGCACCCGACGCAGGCGCTGCTGGACGCGCTGACGATCCGGCAGCGGCTCGGCAACATCGAAGGCCGGCGCGTGGTGATCGTCGGCGACGTCCTGCACAGCCGGGTCGCCCGCTCCAACGTCATGCTGCTGCACACGCTGGGCGCCGAGGTGGTGCTGGTGGCGCCGCCGACGTTGTTGCCGGTCGGCGTCGACGGCTGGCCGGTCACGGTCTCGCACGACTTCGACGCCGAGCTGCCCGCGGCCGACGCGGTGCTGATGCTGCGGGTGCAGGCCGAGCGGATGAACGGCGGCTTCTTCCCGTCGGTGCGCGAATATTCGGTGCGCTACGGGCTTTCCGACCGGCGCCAGGCGATGTTGTCCGACCATGCCGTGGTGCTGCACCCCGGACCGATGGTGCGCGGCATGGAGATCGCCTCGTCGGTCGCCGACTCCTCGCAATCGGCTGTGCTGCAACAGGTTTCCAACGGCGTGCACGTCCGGATGGCCGTGCTGTTTCACGCGCTGGTCGGAACGGAAGCGGAGGTCGCGTGA
- a CDS encoding dihydroorotase produces the protein MTVLIRGVRLYGEGDRVDVLVDDGQIAEIGAGLAIPDTADVIDATDQVLLPGLVDLHTHLREPGREYAEDIETGSAAAALGGYTAVFAMANTNPVADSPVVTDHVWHRGQQVGLVDVHPVGAVTVGLAGAELTEMGMMAAGAAQVRMFSDDGICVHDPLIMRRALEYATGLGVLIAQHAEEPRLTVGAVAHEGPAAARLGLSGWPRAAEESIVARDALLARDAGARVHICHASTAGTVEIVKWAKQQGISITAEVTPHHLLLDDSRLASYDGVNRVNPPLREAADAVALRRALADGTIDCVATDHAPHAEHEKCVEFASARPGMLGLQTALSVVVQTMVAPGLLSWRDVARVMSENPARIVGLPDHGRPLQVGEPANLTVVDPDATWTVSGPALASRSANTPYESMTLPATVTATLLRGKVTARDGKCPT, from the coding sequence GTGACGGTATTGATCCGCGGGGTGCGGCTGTACGGCGAGGGGGACCGGGTCGACGTCTTGGTCGACGACGGCCAGATCGCCGAGATCGGCGCCGGGCTGGCGATCCCCGACACGGCCGACGTGATCGACGCCACCGACCAGGTGCTGCTGCCCGGGTTGGTCGACCTGCACACCCACCTGCGCGAGCCGGGCCGGGAATACGCCGAGGACATTGAAACCGGCTCGGCGGCAGCGGCTTTGGGCGGATACACCGCGGTGTTCGCGATGGCCAACACCAACCCGGTGGCTGACAGCCCGGTGGTCACCGACCACGTCTGGCACCGTGGCCAGCAGGTCGGCCTGGTCGACGTGCACCCCGTCGGCGCGGTCACTGTCGGGCTGGCCGGAGCCGAACTCACCGAGATGGGCATGATGGCGGCCGGCGCCGCGCAGGTGCGGATGTTCTCCGACGACGGGATCTGCGTGCACGACCCGCTGATCATGCGCCGCGCGCTGGAGTACGCCACCGGCCTCGGGGTGCTGATCGCCCAGCACGCCGAGGAGCCGCGGCTGACCGTGGGCGCCGTCGCGCACGAGGGGCCCGCCGCCGCCAGGCTCGGGCTGTCCGGCTGGCCCCGGGCCGCCGAGGAATCGATCGTCGCGCGCGACGCGCTGCTGGCCCGCGACGCCGGCGCCCGGGTGCACATCTGCCACGCCTCCACCGCGGGCACCGTCGAGATCGTGAAATGGGCTAAGCAGCAAGGCATTTCGATCACCGCCGAGGTCACCCCGCATCACCTGCTGCTCGACGACAGCAGGCTGGCCAGCTACGACGGGGTGAACCGGGTCAACCCGCCGCTGCGCGAAGCCGCCGACGCGGTCGCGCTGCGCCGGGCGTTGGCCGACGGGACCATCGACTGTGTGGCCACCGATCACGCCCCGCACGCCGAGCACGAGAAGTGCGTGGAGTTCGCCTCGGCGCGCCCCGGCATGCTGGGACTGCAGACGGCGCTGTCGGTGGTGGTGCAGACCATGGTGGCGCCCGGGCTGCTGAGCTGGCGCGACGTCGCGCGGGTGATGAGCGAGAACCCGGCCCGCATCGTCGGGTTGCCGGACCACGGCCGGCCGTTGCAGGTGGGGGAGCCGGCCAACCTGACCGTGGTCGATCCCGACGCCACCTGGACGGTCAGCGGTCCCGCGCTGGCGAGCCGGTCGGCCAACACGCCATATGAGTCGATGACCTTGCCCGCCACCGTGACCGCCACGCTGCTGCGCGGCAAGGTCACGGCCCGGGACGGGAAGTGTCCGACGTGA
- a CDS encoding PH-like domain-containing protein, translating to MNSGTLVGSLIFAAVLVVVIAVVIQLMMRGWRRRGERQQQLIGALPDVPDALGAATIATRGLYCGCTMAPEWNERITAGDLGYRSKAVLTRYPEGILLERVRAQPIWIPRESISAIRMERGMAGKVVARIGILAIRWRLPSDVELDTGFRANHRDEYGQWLHQNGEAA from the coding sequence GTGAACTCCGGGACGTTGGTGGGGTCGCTGATCTTCGCCGCCGTGCTGGTGGTGGTGATCGCGGTGGTGATCCAGCTGATGATGCGGGGCTGGCGACGGCGCGGGGAACGCCAGCAGCAGTTGATCGGCGCCCTGCCCGACGTGCCCGACGCGCTGGGCGCCGCGACCATCGCTACCCGCGGGCTGTACTGCGGCTGCACGATGGCGCCGGAGTGGAACGAGCGCATCACGGCCGGTGATCTCGGTTACCGCAGCAAGGCGGTGTTGACCCGCTATCCGGAAGGGATACTGTTGGAACGCGTTCGGGCCCAACCGATTTGGATTCCGCGGGAGTCGATCAGCGCGATCCGCATGGAGCGCGGCATGGCCGGCAAGGTGGTGGCCCGCATCGGGATCCTGGCGATCCGGTGGCGGCTGCCCTCGGACGTCGAGCTCGACACCGGCTTTCGGGCCAACCACCGCGACGAGTACGGGCAATGGCTCCACCAGAACGGAGAAGCCGCGTGA
- the carA gene encoding glutamine-hydrolyzing carbamoyl-phosphate synthase small subunit has translation MAPPERRSRVSSKALLVLEDGRVFTGTAFGAIGQTLGEAVFSTGMSGYQETLTDPSYHRQIVVATAPQIGNTGWNQEDAESRGDKIWVAGYAVRDPSPRASNWRATGTLDDELVRQNIVGIAGIDTRAVVRHLRSRGSMKAGVFSGDALAEPAELVERVRGQQSMLGADLAGEVSTDGTYVVEPEVPHRFTVAALDLGIKTNTPRNFARRGIRSHVLPASATFEQIADIKPHGVFLSNGPGDPATADHVVALTREVLGAGIPLFGICFGNQILGRALGLSTYKMVFGHRGINIPVMDHATGRVAVTAQNHGFALEGEAGQSFDTPFGPAIVSHTCANDGVVEGVKLKDGRAFSVQYHPEAAAGPHDAEYLFDSFIELMGGRP, from the coding sequence ATGGCTCCACCAGAACGGAGAAGCCGCGTGAGTTCTAAGGCACTACTGGTCCTCGAGGACGGCCGCGTTTTTACCGGCACTGCGTTCGGCGCCATCGGCCAAACCCTGGGCGAGGCCGTGTTTTCCACCGGCATGTCCGGCTATCAGGAGACGCTGACCGATCCCAGCTATCACCGCCAGATCGTGGTGGCCACCGCGCCGCAGATCGGCAACACCGGCTGGAACCAGGAGGACGCCGAGAGCCGTGGCGACAAGATCTGGGTGGCCGGATACGCCGTGCGCGATCCGTCGCCGCGCGCCTCGAACTGGCGCGCCACCGGCACGCTGGACGACGAGCTGGTCCGGCAGAACATCGTGGGGATCGCCGGCATCGACACCCGCGCCGTGGTGCGCCATCTGCGCAGCCGCGGCTCGATGAAGGCCGGGGTGTTCTCCGGCGACGCCCTGGCCGAGCCGGCCGAGCTGGTCGAGCGGGTGCGCGGGCAGCAGTCCATGCTGGGTGCCGACCTGGCCGGCGAGGTGAGCACCGACGGCACTTACGTGGTCGAACCCGAAGTCCCGCACCGGTTTACCGTTGCGGCCCTCGACCTGGGCATCAAGACCAACACGCCGCGCAACTTCGCGCGGCGCGGGATCCGCAGCCACGTGCTGCCGGCGTCGGCGACCTTCGAGCAGATCGCCGACATCAAGCCGCACGGCGTGTTCCTGTCCAACGGCCCCGGCGACCCGGCCACCGCCGATCACGTCGTCGCCCTCACCCGCGAGGTGCTCGGCGCCGGAATCCCGTTGTTCGGCATCTGTTTCGGCAATCAGATCCTGGGCCGGGCGCTGGGGTTGTCGACCTACAAGATGGTGTTCGGCCACCGCGGCATCAACATCCCCGTCATGGACCACGCCACCGGGCGCGTCGCGGTGACCGCGCAGAACCACGGCTTCGCGCTGGAGGGCGAGGCGGGCCAGTCCTTCGACACGCCGTTCGGGCCCGCGATCGTCAGCCACACCTGCGCCAACGACGGCGTGGTGGAGGGCGTCAAACTCAAAGACGGGCGCGCGTTCTCGGTGCAGTACCACCCCGAGGCCGCCGCCGGCCCGCACGACGCCGAATACCTCTTCGACAGCTTCATCGAGCTGATGGGCGGCCGCCCATGA